In a genomic window of Vibrio gigantis:
- a CDS encoding outer membrane beta-barrel protein translates to MKKTLLTLMLVSVSSSTFANGFYVGTAYSQLGHGKVAYSEEVSSDDGFTVSAGYDFELGSVFTLAAEVEYKDLGGVVEREYVGQGSYAQVDLSATSIGINAIPKFYVSDNFYLLGKVGLHNVSYTAKITTNVTNQFNSTIEESAVELGYGGGLGYHFGPLTAQTTYEVVSVKNSDISSINIGAKYNF, encoded by the coding sequence ATGAAGAAAACGCTTTTAACTCTAATGCTTGTATCTGTTTCTAGTTCAACATTTGCGAATGGTTTTTATGTTGGTACTGCTTATTCACAGCTAGGGCACGGTAAGGTGGCCTATTCAGAAGAAGTAAGTAGTGATGATGGCTTTACTGTTAGTGCTGGATACGATTTTGAGTTAGGGAGTGTTTTCACTTTGGCAGCTGAAGTCGAGTATAAAGATTTGGGTGGTGTTGTAGAAAGAGAGTACGTTGGTCAGGGGAGTTACGCTCAAGTTGACCTGTCAGCAACTTCCATTGGTATCAATGCTATCCCTAAATTTTACGTTAGCGACAATTTCTATCTTCTTGGCAAGGTTGGTCTGCATAATGTTAGCTATACAGCTAAGATAACGACAAACGTGACTAATCAGTTCAACAGCACAATTGAAGAGTCTGCGGTTGAGCTAGGTTATGGCGGCGGTCTAGGCTACCACTTTGGCCCATTGACGGCTCAAACGACCTATGAAGTTGTGAGCGTTAAAAATTCAGATATTAGCTCAATCAATATCGGTGCAAAATACAACTTCTAG
- a CDS encoding S-(hydroxymethyl)glutathione dehydrogenase/class III alcohol dehydrogenase, which yields MTIEIKPGQTHIKSKAMVAWAAGEPLKMEEVDVQLPKAGEVLVRIVATGVCHTDAFTLSGDDPEGIFPSILGHEGGGIVEMIGEGVTSVEVGDHVIPLYTAECGECKFCKSGKTNLCQAVRETQGKGLMPDGTSRFSVNGETIFHYMGCSTFSEYTVLPEISLAKVAKEAPLEEVCLLGCGVTTGMGAVLNTAKVEKGDNVAVFGLGGIGLSAIIGARMAGADRIIGVDINESKFELAKQLGATDCINPMNYDKPIQDVIVEMTDGGVEYSFECIGNVNVMRQALECCHKGWGESVIIGVAGAGQEISTRPFQLVTGRVWRGSAFGGVKGRSELPEIVNRYMAGEFGLQEFITHTMGLQDVNEAFDLMHKGESIRTVLHMDK from the coding sequence ATGACAATCGAAATTAAACCTGGTCAAACTCATATTAAATCAAAAGCAATGGTTGCATGGGCAGCTGGTGAACCGCTAAAAATGGAAGAAGTTGATGTACAACTTCCTAAAGCTGGTGAGGTTCTAGTTCGTATCGTTGCTACTGGCGTTTGTCACACTGATGCATTCACTCTTTCAGGTGACGATCCAGAAGGTATCTTCCCTTCAATTCTTGGTCACGAAGGTGGCGGTATCGTTGAAATGATCGGCGAAGGCGTAACAAGCGTTGAAGTTGGCGACCACGTTATCCCACTTTACACAGCTGAATGTGGCGAATGTAAATTCTGTAAGTCTGGTAAAACTAACCTATGCCAAGCCGTTCGTGAAACGCAAGGTAAAGGCCTAATGCCAGATGGCACAAGCCGCTTCTCTGTAAATGGCGAAACTATTTTCCATTACATGGGTTGTTCTACATTCTCTGAGTACACAGTACTTCCAGAAATCTCACTAGCGAAAGTAGCTAAAGAAGCACCACTTGAAGAAGTTTGTCTTCTAGGTTGTGGCGTTACAACAGGTATGGGCGCAGTACTGAACACAGCTAAAGTAGAAAAAGGCGACAACGTTGCTGTATTCGGCCTAGGCGGCATCGGTCTATCTGCAATCATTGGTGCTCGCATGGCTGGTGCTGACCGCATCATCGGTGTTGATATCAACGAGAGCAAATTCGAGCTAGCGAAACAACTTGGCGCGACTGACTGCATCAACCCAATGAACTACGACAAACCAATCCAAGACGTTATCGTTGAGATGACAGACGGTGGCGTTGAATACTCTTTCGAGTGTATCGGTAACGTTAACGTTATGCGTCAAGCACTTGAGTGCTGCCACAAAGGTTGGGGCGAATCTGTAATCATCGGTGTTGCAGGCGCAGGTCAAGAGATCTCAACTCGTCCGTTCCAACTAGTAACAGGTCGTGTATGGCGTGGTTCTGCTTTCGGTGGTGTTAAAGGCCGCTCTGAGCTTCCAGAAATCGTAAACCGTTACATGGCGGGTGAGTTTGGTCTACAAGAGTTCATTACTCACACTATGGGTCTGCAAGATGTAAACGAAGCATTCGACCTAATGCACAAAGGTGAATCTATCCGTACTGTTCTACACATGGATAAGTAA
- a CDS encoding response regulator transcription factor: MSKGKILIVEDDLEIRRLVQMYLEADDYEVHAIDDGADAIQIIQDVHPDLVLLDLMLPGMNGADICVKAKQFYQGMILVLTASEEEMSEVSLLRFGADDYMTKPVRGHVLLARIEALLRRKEGRLLRSAKPEFSLPNKFPYAFQIDEIKKIVACQGQDLQLTAAQFEILQILIDNKGDIVSREQCCQLLRGMEHGFNDRSVDMRISGLRKKLASAKCSGTMIRTIRNKGYMLVDD; this comes from the coding sequence TTGAGTAAAGGTAAAATTCTAATCGTTGAAGATGACTTAGAGATTCGTCGTCTTGTACAGATGTATCTAGAGGCCGATGATTATGAGGTCCATGCGATTGATGATGGTGCTGATGCAATACAAATAATTCAAGATGTACACCCCGATTTGGTTTTACTGGACTTGATGCTTCCTGGGATGAACGGAGCCGATATTTGCGTGAAGGCAAAGCAATTTTATCAAGGGATGATATTAGTGCTCACTGCATCTGAAGAGGAAATGAGCGAAGTCAGTTTACTCCGGTTTGGCGCTGATGATTACATGACGAAACCGGTTCGTGGGCATGTTCTTTTAGCCCGGATAGAAGCACTGCTAAGGCGTAAGGAAGGAAGGTTATTGAGAAGTGCTAAACCTGAATTTTCGTTGCCGAATAAGTTCCCTTATGCTTTTCAAATCGATGAAATTAAAAAAATAGTGGCTTGCCAAGGTCAAGACCTTCAATTAACAGCGGCACAATTCGAGATTTTACAAATATTAATAGATAACAAGGGGGACATTGTAAGCAGGGAGCAGTGTTGCCAGTTGTTGCGAGGTATGGAGCATGGCTTTAATGACCGTTCAGTCGATATGAGAATATCAGGCCTGAGGAAAAAATTAGCGAGTGCTAAGTGCTCTGGAACCATGATTCGAACTATTCGAAATAAAGGGTATATGCTTGTCGATGATTAA
- the fghA gene encoding S-formylglutathione hydrolase encodes MTIENISQAKVAGGWHKQYTHFSATLDCNMRFAIFLPPNASKENPVPVLYWLSGLTCTDENFMQKAGAFKAAAEQGIAIVAPDTSPRGEGVADNESYDLGQGAGFYVNATQAPWDSHYHMYDYVVTELPALIESFFPVTSVKSISGHSMGGHGALTIGIKNEDNYRSISAFSPITNPMQCPWGQKAFNQYLGLDIEEWKHYDASELLKTKGTKLPILVDQGEADNFLIEQLKPEQLVEAAKVTNADLELRMQPGYDHSYYFISSFIDEHIEFHAAYLNK; translated from the coding sequence ATGACAATCGAAAACATTAGCCAAGCAAAGGTTGCTGGTGGTTGGCACAAACAATACACCCACTTTTCAGCAACGCTTGACTGCAACATGCGTTTTGCGATTTTCTTGCCACCAAATGCAAGCAAAGAAAACCCAGTTCCTGTTTTGTATTGGTTATCAGGCTTAACCTGTACCGATGAAAACTTCATGCAAAAAGCCGGTGCTTTCAAAGCCGCGGCAGAGCAAGGCATCGCTATTGTTGCACCAGATACAAGCCCACGTGGCGAAGGCGTTGCCGACAATGAAAGCTACGATCTAGGCCAAGGTGCAGGATTCTACGTGAATGCAACTCAAGCACCGTGGGACAGCCATTACCACATGTACGATTATGTAGTAACAGAGCTCCCAGCACTGATTGAATCGTTCTTCCCTGTAACATCAGTAAAATCAATTTCTGGTCATAGCATGGGCGGACATGGTGCACTAACAATTGGCATCAAGAACGAAGACAACTACCGTTCTATCTCTGCATTCAGCCCAATAACAAACCCAATGCAATGCCCTTGGGGACAGAAAGCATTCAACCAATATCTAGGCTTAGATATTGAAGAGTGGAAACACTACGATGCTTCTGAGCTTCTAAAAACCAAAGGCACTAAGCTGCCAATTTTGGTAGACCAAGGCGAAGCTGATAACTTCCTAATTGAGCAGCTAAAGCCTGAACAATTAGTTGAAGCCGCTAAGGTAACGAATGCCGATTTAGAGCTACGTATGCAGCCAGGTTACGACCACAGCTACTACTTTATCTCTAGCTTTATTGATGAGCATATTGAGTTCCACGCTGCTTACCTAAACAAATAG
- a CDS encoding DMT family transporter — protein MSWFFLMMGVMAEALSHVALKATDGFSLSKPVPALLVISGHLAAFLFLSQAMKGMPVGVVHSLWAGLAIVTVSLISTFVYSQHLGTKVWIGMGLVAAGVMLINLSQGHAH, from the coding sequence ATGAGCTGGTTTTTCTTGATGATGGGCGTAATGGCTGAAGCACTTTCTCACGTTGCACTTAAGGCAACCGATGGTTTTAGTTTGTCTAAACCTGTTCCTGCTTTGCTGGTTATTTCAGGACACTTAGCGGCATTTCTATTTTTGAGCCAAGCCATGAAAGGGATGCCAGTTGGTGTGGTGCACTCTTTATGGGCAGGTTTAGCTATCGTGACAGTGAGCCTGATTTCTACCTTCGTTTACAGCCAACATCTGGGCACTAAAGTTTGGATTGGCATGGGGCTTGTTGCCGCAGGCGTCATGTTGATCAACCTATCACAAGGGCACGCTCATTAA
- a CDS encoding GGDEF domain-containing protein yields the protein MIDSNETMRKQVLSALCITLMVMAIPMSIGNSFVFPNKSYALSIIEVFYILLGGYTLYQIRDNQNVTLHSHLHVFFIAAAICFAEYAKPIEEGIYIWSCSVPLLFYLLLGSRNSFTYSMGLLFIQLSILLHEIALYNKHEYILSVVNFLCVYLVITAVSRKYEKEREGSKLYARYLGSHDLLTGALSRNSLLQTLNNDFNDYNSFIMFDIDNLKKISSKFGYAYSDKLIKEVVQRTYTIINRDYLYYLGEGRFVVLIKSDRFRESAVNEFSLVNDIQQTVSATPFAVNEQKIAVTLSSGIAELSKFNTIEHVWYEAEGNLVLARSHGSSSIFKNRTSLVN from the coding sequence ATGATTGATTCCAATGAAACCATGCGTAAACAAGTTTTAAGTGCTCTCTGCATAACACTGATGGTTATGGCTATTCCCATGTCCATTGGTAATAGCTTTGTATTTCCTAACAAATCTTATGCGTTATCAATAATAGAAGTATTTTATATCCTATTGGGTGGATACACTCTCTATCAAATTAGAGATAACCAAAACGTCACACTGCACTCTCACCTTCACGTCTTCTTTATTGCTGCGGCAATTTGTTTCGCTGAATACGCTAAGCCCATCGAAGAAGGCATCTACATTTGGTCTTGCAGTGTGCCTCTTCTCTTTTATTTACTGTTAGGAAGTCGTAACTCATTCACATATTCGATGGGGCTGTTGTTTATCCAACTCTCGATCTTGTTGCATGAAATAGCCCTCTACAATAAGCACGAATACATACTCTCAGTCGTCAATTTTTTGTGTGTTTACTTGGTAATAACAGCTGTGAGTCGTAAATATGAGAAGGAGCGTGAAGGCTCTAAGCTCTACGCTCGATACCTTGGCAGTCATGACTTACTGACAGGAGCACTGAGCCGTAACTCTTTACTGCAAACACTCAATAATGATTTCAATGATTACAATTCATTCATTATGTTCGATATCGACAACCTAAAAAAAATCAGTAGCAAGTTTGGTTACGCATATTCGGATAAGTTGATTAAAGAAGTCGTTCAAAGAACCTATACCATCATTAATCGGGATTACTTATATTACTTGGGTGAAGGACGATTCGTTGTACTAATCAAAAGCGATAGATTTAGAGAAAGTGCAGTGAATGAATTCAGTTTGGTCAACGATATTCAACAAACTGTCTCCGCTACCCCTTTCGCCGTCAACGAGCAGAAAATTGCAGTGACACTCAGTTCAGGAATCGCAGAGCTCAGTAAGTTCAATACGATAGAGCATGTATGGTATGAAGCTGAGGGTAACCTAGTGCTAGCTCGAAGCCATGGTTCATCAAGCATTTTTAAGAATCGTACTAGTCTCGTTAACTAG
- a CDS encoding ATP-binding protein: MINKCSSMFCRLYIGIVVSIVLIITFTFGVGESYLYKSNVESFLRDSHLFLEKYIASEQKSVGLYADLQLQDKIHSYTMELELIRQWDGSPPCPSCQELTQIDGSVIYDREQYYTSVMAIPNSSDYLVFSKDKDYFTYTTPWFKTTSILFLFSLICGVIPIFIFAIYLPTRQLQYQAQEFQSTQAQFGDGNFSKRADPSVPDPVGNVAKNFNRMADEIESRLVQSQVFAQAIPHEVRTPLSRIQLVSDLIRVKNPSIDPKLLDDIDLYIEDINTLTEDIIKLSRLTSKESSFYEARKMDLEFVGFVRSRVEALPHGEVSVECNFVDEVMILCDHTMARLVVDNLIKNAIKYASKKVLLTIEVKLNEVCMVVEDDGEGIPKDKREEVFVPFSRLDKSRTSKTGGFGLGLAITHAAVKRSGWCIEVEESRFSGAKFNFCIPYQGPSELPES, from the coding sequence ATGATTAACAAATGTTCGAGTATGTTTTGTCGGCTCTATATCGGAATTGTCGTTTCGATTGTATTGATTATTACCTTTACTTTTGGGGTAGGAGAAAGCTATTTATATAAGAGTAACGTAGAGTCGTTTCTCAGAGACAGCCATCTCTTTTTAGAGAAATATATAGCGAGTGAACAGAAAAGTGTTGGGTTGTATGCCGATTTACAACTACAGGATAAAATTCACTCCTATACAATGGAACTCGAGCTTATTAGACAATGGGATGGTTCTCCACCTTGTCCGTCGTGTCAGGAACTAACTCAAATCGATGGTTCTGTTATTTACGATCGTGAACAGTACTATACATCGGTAATGGCTATCCCAAACAGCTCTGATTACCTCGTTTTTTCCAAAGATAAAGATTACTTCACCTATACAACCCCTTGGTTTAAAACTACTTCTATTCTGTTTTTGTTTTCCTTGATATGTGGTGTTATTCCGATTTTTATTTTTGCCATTTACCTTCCTACAAGACAATTACAATATCAGGCGCAGGAATTTCAGAGCACTCAAGCTCAATTTGGTGATGGAAACTTTTCGAAGAGAGCCGATCCGAGTGTGCCTGACCCTGTTGGTAATGTGGCTAAAAACTTCAACCGTATGGCTGATGAAATTGAGAGCCGCCTTGTTCAAAGTCAGGTGTTTGCTCAGGCTATTCCTCACGAAGTTCGCACTCCATTGAGCCGTATTCAATTGGTCAGTGATCTTATTCGCGTAAAAAATCCCTCTATCGATCCTAAATTACTTGATGATATTGACCTATATATCGAGGATATTAATACGTTGACCGAAGATATTATTAAGCTGTCGCGGTTAACTTCTAAAGAGTCGTCATTTTACGAAGCTCGTAAAATGGATTTAGAGTTTGTGGGGTTTGTTCGATCTCGTGTTGAGGCATTACCTCATGGAGAGGTGAGTGTAGAGTGCAACTTTGTCGATGAAGTGATGATTTTATGCGACCACACTATGGCTCGCTTGGTCGTAGATAATTTAATAAAAAATGCCATTAAGTACGCAAGTAAAAAAGTTTTACTGACCATAGAAGTTAAACTTAATGAAGTTTGCATGGTTGTTGAGGATGATGGGGAAGGCATTCCAAAAGACAAACGAGAAGAAGTTTTTGTCCCTTTCTCGAGATTAGATAAGAGTCGAACTTCAAAGACGGGAGGTTTTGGGTTGGGTCTTGCAATTACTCACGCAGCAGTGAAACGTTCAGGCTGGTGTATAGAAGTGGAAGAGAGTCGTTTTTCTGGTGCAAAGTTTAATTTTTGTATTCCATATCAAGGGCCATCAGAGTTACCAGAATCATAA